In Vicia villosa cultivar HV-30 ecotype Madison, WI linkage group LG7, Vvil1.0, whole genome shotgun sequence, the DNA window gatacgtaacaccggggagtcgggagtctgttgttatttatttatatatgactctttgaacatgtatatgtgataatgtgttgatgtgtattgtaaacactttattttggaaaactcctctttgagagtgagaaatatatgtatatatatatgttcatatcttccgtgtgttatgtatcatgttattggcaggtgtgtatgcttttggcatcgttgatgtccgtttattttctaggtgtttgtttggttacttagtgtaacatcctaattgtgttgtatgaaattttaatactctgatattttcttacctaaatgctttgggtagaattggggtgttacaagtgaAGCAAGAAATCAAAATTTTGATGGATTATACCAATCTATAGGAATCAAATAGGGAGAAAATTTTATGTATGGGCGTGCTAAGTGAAAAGAAAGACAagagatttgaataaagtgaAATGTgttaaagatgaagaagaaaaagtCTTGGTTCAAAAAAAGGATATAAATAATAGGTGGAAGACGTGTTTTTACAATTTATTTAATGAAAGATATGATATCTCACTAGACTATTGCTTGCTCAACATTAGAGGAGATgttgaaattataattactaccGCCATATTCAGAAACAAGCggtaaaataaattttgaaaatgatGAGTAATAGTAAGGTGATTGGGCCAGACAACATACCTATTAAAATGTGAAAAATAATTTGAGATAGAGGCATTGAATGACTCACCAAACTCTTAAAAAAATTATGAGGTCAAAACAAATGTTTGATGAATAGAGAAGAAGTACTTTAGTTCTAATCTATAAGAACAAGGGAGATGTAAAAAAAAGATGTGCAACTTATAGGAAAATTAAACTTATGAGTTATACCATGAAGTTGGGAAAAGGTGATTGAACGAAGACTAAAAGAGAAACTCAAGTCACTGAGAATCGATTTGGTTATACGCTTGGGAGGTCAACCATGGAAGCGATCTATCCACTACGATGTGTGATGGGACACTATCAGATAGACTAACAAAACTTACACATAATATTTATTGACTTGGAGAAGACGTTTGGTAGAGTGTCTAGAGATATTTTGTCGAAATTTCGAGAGAAAAAAAGGGGTTAGAATGGCATATATTCGATTTATCCAAGATATGTATGAAGGAGTGTCGACTTGTATGCGGACACGTGGTAGAGAGACAGAAGATTTCTTCATTAAAATAGGTTTGCATCAAAGTTCAACCCTAAGCCCCtgtatttttaccttaattttaGATGTACTCAAGATGCATGCTTTTTGTAGATGATATAGTTCTACTTAGACAACTGAGGGAGGATTTAAATCATAGGTTGGAGACTTAGAGACGAGTTTTAAAAACACATGACTTAGCATAAATAAGACGGAGTATATGAAATGTAAGTTTAACGAAAGGAGAAGATTTTTAATTTAGAGGTGAAAATTGAAGATCACAAGTCACGTGATTTGAATATTTTAGTTGAATAAGACTTGATTGTCGGttgtttaaaatagaaaatatcaaacTTAAAATATAGACATTCTGATCTCGATCCAACGATAAAAATACGTCGAACGCATGAATCCGGCAAATTTTTAACACTAGCCCCCTATCTTAACTTATTCCATCACGCAAACATGAGCCAGTACGTAATAGGACTTTTCTGTGGAACAACCGCAATAACTCATGCACATGCTCCATCGCTACTCACTAGTACTCATACAACAAACCCCAATTCCTAACCTCAATGCCACCCCTGCACACACAATTTCAACCACCTATCTTCACTataataaatgaaagaaaaagtcaTAACCTACACTGCCAATGCATTACATGAAGATAATTCATTAACTAAAATATAAAGTTTATATCCAAAGTTTCATTGAATTGTTTAAGACAAGAGTTGGTTGTGTTACTGTTGTGTACATTTTTTTCATACCGATACGATTTTGTCGCGAGGTGTCAGCTCAGTGACAAGAGTATAACATGCAAATGTATTGTAGTTTAAATTTCTTCGAGAATAGTTGTAAGATAATAATAATGCCACTTAAAGGAGACAACTACCAAAAGCTTTTAGTAGAGTTATAACTTATAAGCATATGTAACTACTCAACACGTTCTCATTTAATGGCTATGCCTAACTTGAGTAACTTCCACCATCCTTCTTCAATACGGTACCATTTTCGGTCTCCATATATAAACAGCAGAAAGTTTTAGGTCTCCAAAAgcagaaaaatggtgaaaatgagtATCAAAGAAGCACTTGTTGTACTCTTTGCATCTTTCTTGATCCTATCTTGTGGCTATGCACAAGATACTATTGTACCAGCTATCATCATATTTGGTGATTCTGCTGTTGATGTAGGCAATAATGACTACCTTCCTACTCTTTTTAAGGCTAACTACCCTCCTTATGGGAGAGATTTTGTTAATAAACAGGCTACTGGAAGGTTTTGCAATGGAAAATTAGCTACTGATATTACAGGTAAATGTTGCATCAAAAACTTACATTATGTGTAGTTTTAGGTTTAGTTTTGTGCTTTATGTTTTCTAGGGTGAAAATAGTTTCCTACTAATGTTTTTCCGACTGTTCCATTCCATGCTCGTTGGAAATGCTATGTTTCCGAGGGATTTAGTCATTTCCAAGAACTTTTATCCCTCGGAAACCAGCTTGTTTTTATACTGTACTATTGTAGATTTGCTTAGATTAAACTAATGGATTCTAAACTGTCGGTGAGACCTCAGAGTGAAGGCTTGATACCTAAGagtagtggcggagccagaaattttagggagcctgggcaaaaaattaaaaccctatttttactaattttacagtctgtttttactaatttttcccTTGATTTTGCCCAAAAATTTCACACTCTGCTTTtactaattttgtctaaaaattactaattttaccCTTGgtgttgtctaaaaatcgactattaggcggggagtatacaacgaaaggagGGATTGAGCCCAGGCGCGTGTCCGGGCTCGCTGGGCTATAGATCCGCCCATGCCTAAGAGTATGCGCTTCTCTTAAGATTTCATATTCGAATAACGCGGTGCTAGCAACTCTTGTGTTCAATCAGTCCATACAAAAGCTCTGTCTTTAATTAGGCCCTCAATAGTGGATGGTGGGATTGATCTCCCGAATTTAGTCCTAGAAACGGATAacaaatttcaaagaaaaaaaaatctaaaggCTGAGATTTCGTTGGAGGGATTTGAGATTATTTATACCCAAACCTTGTGTTGGAGTGTTGCACATATACTCATGCATTTAAATTTCATTGATGTTTGagtgttttttcttttttgttgttgcagCTGAAACGCTTGGTTTTAAGAGTCCTGCACCTGCATATCTCAGTCCACAGGCATCAGGGAAGAACCTCCTTAATGGAGTAAACTTTGCTTCAGCTGCATCTGGTTATGATGAAAGGGCTGCTACCTTGAATGTAAGTTTACAATAATAATATTCAATTATAGTTACAAGTTGAAAAACTCAAAAGTACTAAAAAATAGAGGGATTATATGTTAGAACTTATTTCTGTTCGGAATAAAGATGTTTTGTTTTGaacttgtttttcttttcttcctaTTTGCAGCATGCACTTCCATTGTCCCAACAGTTGAATTATTTCAAGGAATATCAAGGCAAATTGGCTCAGGTTGCTGGCAGTAAAAAAGCTGCATCGATTATCAAGGGTTCATTGTACTTATTGAGTGCTGGAAGCAGTGACTTTGTACAAAACTATTATGTTAATCCTTGGATCAACAGAGCAATCACCGTTGATCAGTATTCATCTTACCTACTAGATTCCTTCAACACCTTCATTAAGGTACTTTATTTCACTCGGAACTTGAACTTAGATTTTTCGGTTAATAGACCCTAATAGTGGTTCTTGGTTGGCACACAGGGTTTGTATGGATTAGGAGCAAGGAAAATTGGAGTGACTTCACTTCCACCGTTGGGGTGCCTACCTGCTGCAAGGACTTTATTCGGTCAACATGAGAATGGTTGTGTTGCAAGAATCAACACTGATGCACAAGGATTTAACAAGAAAATTAACTCAGCTGCATCAAATCTTCAAAAGCAACTTCCTGGTCTTAAGGTTGTGATCTTCGATATTTACAAGCCTCTCTACGACCTGGTTCAAAACCCTTCAAATTTCGGTACGCAACACTTTGTTTGGTTTCTCCACTGCAGGGAATCCAGATTCATAAAGACGTGATATCTTTTTCAATATAATGATGttctttaaaacaaaattaacctTTTTTATGATGTTCTATATAGGTTTTGCTGAGGCGGGGAGAGGTTGCTGCGGTACAGGAACGGTAGAGTTAACATCGGTATTGTGCAATCAACATTCAATAGGAACTTGTTCTAATGCAACTCAGTATGTGTTTTGGGACAGTGTTCATCCTTCAGAAGCCGCTAATCAAGTTCTGGCTGATTCTTTACTCGTACAAGGCATATCTCTCATCACATAAGGAACGACTCGTGACATGATTGTTTATCTAAGCTAAAGATTATCGTGTACAAGTACAACTACACATTATTATTAAAGTTTCCTGCTTTTCAGGATTATGCTACAAGAATCCCTATTCTATGTATCTTATCTGTCGCAAATTTCAGATTAAGTTGTTTgtaaaacatattatatacacaAGTTTCTGCTTACTATTTATAAATGCATTTTAATATCTTTCGTATATTGAACGACTAATACCTATTGGACTTCTCCGCCAATTTATCTTCTCCCTCGCACAATATTGTCCCAAGTTGTGGCAAACTATGTACCTGCCACGTTAGTAACATAACAGAATGTGTGAAAACAGGTACTTTGTTCGCGTAATGAAACTTAAATGACCTACCTGGGACAAAAATAAACCACGAATTTTTCGAATACGATTAAACAACTTAAGGACTACGTGATGCATTTTGAATCCGATTAAGTATTACAAAACTCAGAACCGAATTATATTGATGAATGCTTACAACTGATTTCAATACGTCCGTATTTATTACACACTGCTATATGGTGTATCAGAATTACCTAAAGGTAGTATACTCATTGTTCAATGTTGCTAGATATTAAGTTAAAATAAACTATATGATGCCGATCTTTTACCTATATCGTCGTACTCACTCCTAAGACCGTCGGCTCCAATATCAAGTGGAGATGTGTTAAGACTACATCCTATAGATCTCGTAGTTTAAGTTTTTTTCGAGAATAGTTGTAAGATAATAATAATGTCACTTAAAGGAGACAACTACCATAAGTTTTGTAGGAGTGTTATAAGCATATGTAGCTACTCAGCACGTTCTCATTTAATGGCTATGCCTAACTTGAGTAACTTTCACCATCATTCTTCAATGCGGTGTCATTTTCGGTTTCCATATATAAACAGAAGAAACTCTTGAGTCTCCAAAAGTAGAAAAAATGATGAACATGAATATCAAAGAAACACTTGTTTTACTCTTTGCATCTTTCTTACTCCTAACTTATGGCTATGCACAAGATACTATTGTACCAGCTATGATCACATTTGGTGACTCTGCAGTGGATGTAGGGAATAATAACTACCTTCCTACTCTTTTTAAGGCTAACTACCCTCCTTATGGGAAAGATTTTGTTAATAAAAAGGCTACTGGAAGGTTTTGTAATGGCAAATTAGTTACTGATATTACAGGTAAATATTGCATCATACTTTGATTATGTGTAGTTTTATTTTGTCTTGTCATTTATGTTTTCTAGGGGTACATTCTGCTAAAAATAGTTTTCGGCCAATCTTTTCTGACTGTTCCATGCTGGTCAGAAATGCTATGTTTTTGAGGGATTTAATCATTTCCGAAGGCTTTTGGCCCTTGGAAACCAGCTTGGTTTTGTATTGTCCCTCACCACTAATGAAATCTCAATGTTGGATTAAACTAACGGTCACTAGATCAATACTTGCACATGTTAGATTAGTCTAATGATTGAGATTTATTTGAAGGGATGGAGAAATCCAAACTCAATCCTGCAGAAATTTATTGTAGATTTGCTTCGATTAAACTAATGGATTCTAAAATGTCGGATTAATCTAAAGGCTGAGACCTAAGAGTGAAGGCTTGAGACTTAAGACTGTGTTCCTTCCTCTCAAAGTCTCAGAATTGAATTCCGCTAGTGCTAATTCTCACGCATTTAAGTTTCATTGATGTCTGAGTGTTTTTTTATGCAGCTGAAACACTTGGTTTTAAGAGTTCTGCACCTGCATATCTCAGTCCACAGGCTTCGGGGAAGAACCTCCTTACTGGAGCAAACTTTGCTTCAGCTGGATCTGGCTATGATGAAAAGGCTTCTAAATTGAATGTAAGTTCGCGATTTTATGTCGACTTGTCAAGGATTCATAAATTCGATTCGTAAGAGTCTAGATTCTATCGTTTtgcaaaaatatatatgtttaaacttatttctatttgttttgaacTTGTTTTTCATTTCCTCCTATTGGCAGCATGCACTTTCATTGTCCCAACAGTTGAGTTATTTCAAGGAATATCAAGGCAAGTTGGTACAGGTTGCTGGCAGTATAAAAGCTGCATCGATTATCAAAGGTTCATTGTACTTATTGAGCGCCGGAAGCAGTGATTTTGAACTAAATTATTATGTTAATCCTTCGATCAACAAAGCAATCACTATTGATCAGTATTCATCTTACCTATTAGCCTCATTCAACACCTTCATTAAGGTATAAGTTACGACTTCATAAGttgaaaacaacttatgaacaCGTCAGAAGCTCTCCCAAAGAGGCCGTCATATGTTTTGGTTTTGACAAATGGTTATTCTAGTTAGGATTCGAACTCGGGTTTACCTGTGAATAGACCCTAA includes these proteins:
- the LOC131616318 gene encoding GDSL esterase/lipase APG-like, with amino-acid sequence MVKMSIKEALVVLFASFLILSCGYAQDTIVPAIIIFGDSAVDVGNNDYLPTLFKANYPPYGRDFVNKQATGRFCNGKLATDITAETLGFKSPAPAYLSPQASGKNLLNGVNFASAASGYDERAATLNHALPLSQQLNYFKEYQGKLAQVAGSKKAASIIKGSLYLLSAGSSDFVQNYYVNPWINRAITVDQYSSYLLDSFNTFIKGLYGLGARKIGVTSLPPLGCLPAARTLFGQHENGCVARINTDAQGFNKKINSAASNLQKQLPGLKVVIFDIYKPLYDLVQNPSNFGFAEAGRGCCGTGTVELTSVLCNQHSIGTCSNATQYVFWDSVHPSEAANQVLADSLLVQGISLIT
- the LOC131616319 gene encoding GDSL esterase/lipase APG-like — encoded protein: MMNMNIKETLVLLFASFLLLTYGYAQDTIVPAMITFGDSAVDVGNNNYLPTLFKANYPPYGKDFVNKKATGRFCNGKLVTDITAETLGFKSSAPAYLSPQASGKNLLTGANFASAGSGYDEKASKLNHALSLSQQLSYFKEYQGKLVQVAGSIKAASIIKGSLYLLSAGSSDFELNYYVNPSINKAITIDQYSSYLLASFNTFIKGLYGLGARKIGVNSLPPLGCLPATRTLFGHHEKGCVERINTDAQGFNKKMNSTASNLQKQLPGLKIVVFDIYKPLYDLVQKPSNFGFAEAGKGCCGTGTVKLTSVLCNSKSPRTCSNATRYVFWDSVHPSEAANQVLADSLLLQGISLIT